The Arachis ipaensis cultivar K30076 chromosome B07, Araip1.1, whole genome shotgun sequence genome includes a window with the following:
- the LOC107609050 gene encoding reactive Intermediate Deaminase A, chloroplastic, with product MASWCASRCFQIPAMDVAALRNRASIAAAAGVGCASIAGTSFLRSSKSKRALPFTCLSISTDASLKEAVKTEKAPAALGPYSQAIKSNNLLFVSGVLGLVPETGKFVSDNVEDQTEQILKNMGEILKAGGANYSSVVKTTIMLADLKDFKKVNEIYAKYFPSTPPARSTYQVAALPLDAKIEIECIAAL from the exons ATGGCTTCGTGGTGTGCTTCGAGGTGCTTCCAGATTCCGGCGATGGACGTCGCCGCACTCCGCAACCGCGCCTCCATCGCCGCCGCCGCCGGCGTAGGGTGCGCTTCCATTGCCGGCACCTCATTCCTCCGCTCATCAAAATCAAAGCGCGCTTTGCCATTCACCTGCTTAAGCATCTCAACTGATGCCA GTTTAAAGGAAGCTGTTAAAACTGAGAAGGCTCCAGCTGCATTGGGACCGTATTCTCAAGCAAtcaaatccaacaaccttctCTTTGTTTCAGGTGTTCTTGGCCTTGTTCCTGAG ACAGGGAAGTTTGTCTCTGATAATGTTGAAGATCAGACAGAGCAG ATCCTTAAAAATATGGGGGAAATCCTTAAAGCCGGTGGTGCCAATTACTCATCGGTTGTTAAGACCACAATCAT GTTGGCTGACTTGAAGGACTTTAAGAAAGTCAACGAGATCTATGCTAAAT ATTTTCCATCAACTCCCCCAGCTCGTTCAACATATCAGGTAGCTGCATTGCCATTGGATGCAAAGATTGAAATTGAGTGCATAGCAGCTCTATAA